A portion of the Algimonas porphyrae genome contains these proteins:
- a CDS encoding aspartate kinase, whose protein sequence is MGRIVMKFGGTSVADLDRIRAVSKLVAAEVAAGHEIAVVVSAMSGETNRLVALVDALDADMAPSGEKSGGAVEDEYDSIVASGEQVTSGLLAIALRRRGIPARSWLGWQIPLRTDMAHSKARIAEIESSAIGPSLANGHVAVVAGFQGINDEGRISTLGRGGSDTSAVALAVALKADRCDIYTDVDGVYTTDPRIVPEARRLNRIAFEEMLELASLGAKVLQVRSVELAMNNDLPIRVLTSMAEAGQDNPGTLVCHEDQTMEERVVSGVAYSRDEAQITLLRLADEPGVVARVCKAMSDANVIVDMIVQGISRSDNTANLTFTVGERDLDTALEALEQARQEIGFEALKHDRDVTKVSVVGIGMRSHTGVAQTMFEALAAKGINIEVIATSEIKISVLIDSEYTELAVRALHSAFDLHETPAPPVTAP, encoded by the coding sequence ATGGGTCGCATCGTCATGAAATTCGGCGGCACATCCGTCGCCGATCTCGACCGCATACGCGCGGTGTCGAAACTGGTCGCGGCCGAAGTTGCTGCAGGGCATGAAATCGCCGTCGTCGTTTCGGCAATGAGCGGCGAAACCAACCGCCTCGTTGCACTTGTTGATGCTCTGGATGCGGACATGGCGCCGTCCGGGGAAAAGTCCGGTGGCGCGGTTGAGGATGAATATGACTCGATCGTCGCTTCTGGCGAACAAGTCACGTCCGGCCTGCTGGCCATTGCATTGCGTCGACGCGGCATACCCGCCCGATCCTGGCTCGGCTGGCAGATCCCGCTCAGGACCGACATGGCCCACAGCAAGGCCCGGATCGCCGAAATCGAGAGCTCTGCGATTGGTCCGAGCCTGGCGAACGGCCACGTCGCAGTAGTGGCGGGCTTTCAGGGCATCAATGATGAAGGTCGTATTTCGACTCTGGGGCGGGGTGGCTCCGATACATCGGCGGTTGCGCTGGCCGTCGCCTTGAAAGCGGATCGTTGCGATATCTATACCGATGTGGACGGCGTCTACACGACTGACCCCCGAATCGTTCCCGAAGCCCGCCGTCTGAACCGCATCGCCTTTGAGGAAATGCTGGAATTGGCCAGCCTCGGAGCCAAGGTTCTACAGGTCCGCTCGGTCGAGCTGGCCATGAACAATGATTTGCCTATCCGCGTGCTGACCTCCATGGCCGAAGCGGGCCAGGACAATCCCGGCACGCTCGTCTGTCATGAGGATCAAACCATGGAAGAACGCGTCGTTTCCGGTGTCGCCTATAGTCGCGATGAAGCCCAGATCACCCTGTTGCGTCTGGCCGATGAACCCGGTGTTGTCGCTCGTGTCTGCAAGGCCATGAGCGACGCCAACGTCATCGTCGATATGATCGTGCAGGGGATATCGCGCTCGGACAATACCGCCAATCTGACCTTTACAGTGGGCGAACGGGATCTGGATACTGCGCTGGAAGCGTTGGAACAGGCGCGTCAGGAGATCGGTTTCGAAGCTCTGAAACATGACCGCGACGTGACCAAGGTCTCGGTGGTCGGCATCGGCATGCGGTCGCACACAGGTGTGGCACAGACCATGTTCGAAGCGCTGGCGGCCAAGGGGATCAACATCGAAGTGATCGCCACGTCGGAGATCAAGATTAGCGTGCTGATCGATAGCGAATATACCGAACTTGCCGTGCGCGCGCTGCATAGCGCTTTCGATCTGCACGAAACGCCCGCACCTCCCGTCACAGCTCCCTGA